In the genome of Streptomyces sp. Q6, the window ACCGACGCAAGGCCGGGCGGCCCGTGGGGACGGGCCGCCCGACCTGGGCCCCTTTGTGAATTCTCGGGGCTCTTCGGGCGGCCTCACCGTGCGTACCCCCGCACGGTGAGGCCGCATACAACGGCGGCCAAGCCGCGAAGAGCGCGACAAACAGGACGCTCTGTGACCGGTATCACCGCTCAGGTGTGATCTGCGATTTAGAAGGCATCGCTGAGCGGCGATAACCTGCGAGACGGACATGCCGCGTACTCGGCCACTGTGTACGCCTCGTACGCCTCCCTTGTGACAGCGGAGTCACGTTGCCCATCGCGGCACGCCCACGCAGGAAGATCGAACCGCGAGATCACTGATAGGGACGGACGCGCGTGGACCTGTTCGAGTACCAGGCGAGGGACCTCTTCGCCAAGCACGGTGTACCGGTGCTGGCCGGTGAAGTCATCGACACGCCTGAGGCAGCCCGCGAGGCGACCGAGCGTCTTGGCGGCAAGTCTGTCGTCAAGGCCCAGGTGAAGGTCGGCGGCCGCGGCAAGGCCGGCGGCGTGAAGCTCGCCGCCACCCCCGACGAGGCCGTTGAGCACGCCACCAACATTCTCGGCATGGACATCAAGGGCCACACGGTCCACAAGGTGATGATGGCCGAGACCGCTCCGGAGATCGTGGAGGAGTACTACGTCTCCTTCCTCCTGGACCGCACCAACCGCACCTTCCTCTCCATCGCCTCCGTCGAGGGCGGCATGGAGATCGAGGAGGTGGCGGCCACCCGCCCGGAGGCCGTCGCCAAGACGCCGATCGACGCCAACGAGGGCGTGACCCCCGCGGTCGCCCGCAAGATCGTCGAGGACGCGAAGTTCCCGGCCGAGGTGGCCGACAAGGTCGCCGACGTGCTGGTGACGCTCTGGAAGACCTTCATCGAGGAGGACGCCCTCCTGGTCGAGGTCAACCCCCTCGCCAAGGTCGCCTCCGGCGACATCCTCGCCCTCGACGGCAAGGTCTCCCTGGACGAGAACGCGGACTTCCGCCACCCCGACCACGAGGCGCTCCAGGACAAGGACGCGGCCGACCCGCTCGAGGCCGCTGCCAAGGAGAAGGGCCTCAACTACGTCAAGCTCGACGGCGAGGTCGGCATCATCGGTAACGGTGCCGGTCTGGTCATGTCGACGCTGGACGTCGTCGCGTACGCCGGTGAGAACCACGGCGGCGTGAAGCCGGCCAACTTCCTCGACATCGGTGGCGGCGCCTCCGCCCAGGTGATGGCGAACGGCCTGGAGATCATCCTCGGCGACCCGGACGTCAAGTCCGTGTTCGTCAACGTCTTCGGCGGCATCACCGCCTGTGACGAGGTCGCCAACGGCATCGTCCAGGCGCTCGCGCTCCTCGAGGAGAAGGGCGAGAAGGTCGAGAAGCCCCTCGTCGTGCGTCTCGACGGCAACAACGCCGAGCTGGGTCGCAAGATCCTCTCCGACGCCAACCACCCGCTGGTGCAGCGCGTGGACACCATGGACGGCGCGGCCGACAAGGCCGCCGAGCTCGCGGCCGCGAAGTAAGGGACGAGGGACAGAACAGCCATGGCTATCTTCCTCAACAAGGACAGCAAGGTCATCGTCCAGGGCATGACCGGTGCCACGGGCATGAAGCACACCAAGCTCATGCTGGGTGACGGCACGAACATCGTCGGCGGCGTGAACCCGCGCAAGGCCGGCACCGAGGTCGACTTCGACGGCACGTCGATCCCCGTCTTCGGTTCGGTCGCCGAGGCGATCGAGAAGACGGGCGCCAACGTGTCCGTGCTCTTCGTCCCGCCGGCCTTCTCCAAGGCCGCCGTGGTCGAGGCGATCGACGCCGAGATCCCCCTCGCCGTCGTCATCACCGAGGGCATCGCCGTCCACGACTCCGCCGCGTTCTACGCGTACGCGAAGTCGAAGGGCGACAAGACCCGCATCATCGGCCCGAACTGCCCCGGTCTCATCACGCCGGGCCAGTCGAACGCCGGCATCATCCCGGGCGACATCACGAAGCCGGGCCGCATCGGTCTGGTCTCGAAGTCCGGCACGCTGACGTACCAGATGATGTACGAGCTCCGTGACATCGGCTTCTCGTCGGCCGTCGGCATCGGTGGCGACCCGGTCATCGGCACCACGCACATCGACGCCCTCGAGGCGTTCGAGGCGGACCCCGACACCGACCTGATCGTCATGATCGGTGAGATCGGCGGTGACGCCGAGGAGCGTGCGGCCGACTACATCAAGGCCCACGTCACCAAGCCGGTCGTCGGTTACGTCGCGGGCTTCACCGCCCCCGAGGGCAAGACCATGGGCCACGCGGGCGCCATCGTCTCCGGTTCGTCGGGCACCGCCCAGGCGAAGAAGGAGGCCCTGGAGGCCGCGGGCGTCAAGGTCGGCAAGACCCCGACCGAGACCGCGAAGCTGGCCCGCGAGCTGCTTTCGTAGTCCGTACGCCGTCTCACCAGTGGGCCCGCACCTTCTCGAAGGTGCGGGCCCACTGGTGAGACGGGACTACTCGGCGACCGGTGCCAGCCGCTCCGGGCCGCCGCTCAGCTCGGCCCGCAGCTGCCGGCGCAGTTCCCGCTCGTGCTCCGTCAGGTGCCCGGGGCCGGTCAGGGCCGGGACCCCGCTGATGGGAGCGCCGGGCGCGGGCACCGGCTCGTACTGGGTCGGCGCCACCCGCAGCGTCAGCGCCGTCGTGCCGACGATCAGGACGGTCACCGCGATCGCGGCCCGCGTCCAGAACCGGACCCGCTTCTCGCCGCCGGTGCGCACCAGCGTCGACCCCGGGGCGTCGAGCTTCTC includes:
- the sucC gene encoding ADP-forming succinate--CoA ligase subunit beta — its product is MDLFEYQARDLFAKHGVPVLAGEVIDTPEAAREATERLGGKSVVKAQVKVGGRGKAGGVKLAATPDEAVEHATNILGMDIKGHTVHKVMMAETAPEIVEEYYVSFLLDRTNRTFLSIASVEGGMEIEEVAATRPEAVAKTPIDANEGVTPAVARKIVEDAKFPAEVADKVADVLVTLWKTFIEEDALLVEVNPLAKVASGDILALDGKVSLDENADFRHPDHEALQDKDAADPLEAAAKEKGLNYVKLDGEVGIIGNGAGLVMSTLDVVAYAGENHGGVKPANFLDIGGGASAQVMANGLEIILGDPDVKSVFVNVFGGITACDEVANGIVQALALLEEKGEKVEKPLVVRLDGNNAELGRKILSDANHPLVQRVDTMDGAADKAAELAAAK
- the sucD gene encoding succinate--CoA ligase subunit alpha, with product MAIFLNKDSKVIVQGMTGATGMKHTKLMLGDGTNIVGGVNPRKAGTEVDFDGTSIPVFGSVAEAIEKTGANVSVLFVPPAFSKAAVVEAIDAEIPLAVVITEGIAVHDSAAFYAYAKSKGDKTRIIGPNCPGLITPGQSNAGIIPGDITKPGRIGLVSKSGTLTYQMMYELRDIGFSSAVGIGGDPVIGTTHIDALEAFEADPDTDLIVMIGEIGGDAEERAADYIKAHVTKPVVGYVAGFTAPEGKTMGHAGAIVSGSSGTAQAKKEALEAAGVKVGKTPTETAKLARELLS